One stretch of Flavobacteriales bacterium DNA includes these proteins:
- a CDS encoding gliding motility-associated C-terminal domain-containing protein → MKRILLLSVFILSYLGAFATHLIGGNLGYEYVGQFGANYRYKIILTTYTNCDATSNIPQPEGPNLTIGIYGHDVQNDPLNGGDKTWITDATITLVDSNQIDPNLPGNCPIGSNVCIYKGVYEGFVDLPLNFNGYHVFYERCCRNGSIVNLIPSESMAFHAFIPSPLLPNTSPVFTDDPVPFLCAGDTTTILNTAYDPDGDLLVFSFVTPYNGFANSNNPAPLPPQPNLGWNIPNVTYAGGYNMASPFGVGGYSYINGSTGLTSYYPPVTGDYVVAVEIKEYRNGNLIGVTRRDLQLLVLNCSANGTPSLSPSLGSTSTQYTVTEGETLCFDFGYDDPEGDSVTLEVNGQIFDPNSVNPPATVNSPVSGLDTVSTSFCWTTVCGQAQNLPYQFQVSATDNGCPPKANNNVFQITVNPVAPPDTIIGPVIICENSVQTYTTQTVPNTTYNWSVIGGNIIANNGSSVDIHWGSVGAGTVSLSATNQFGCNSAPISLNVTKTSGPTVDAGIDVTICAGDTAQLSASVIAANAYTSSWSPLGNVINGTTLNPSVYPQVTTDYVLTVNMGGGSCINTDTVRVIVNQSVINAGQDTALCIGDTVQLGASGATSYNWSPNIAINDVAVSNPLVYPTTTQSYIVSGTDANGCFGSDTVTVNVNSLPIVSAGEDVWVCPGGTAQLNATGGVTYAWSPNFNISDTTIANPVVTPTVDTSYIVQVTDTNGCVNSDTVLVAASRNVPTDAGMDTTICAGDSIVIGGNPTAVNGTDYAWVPSASIIDSTLANPTVFPLVTTAFIVYTSNDTCTGTDTILVTVNPLPIIDAGNAVQICIGDTAQLNASGGVSYSWNNGQLLTNDQIADPMAFPVDTTSFIVTSVDANGCVNTDTTQVIVNPLPNANAGLDTLICHGDSAQLMASGGESYAWSPSVDLADDSIANPWSYTLDSTTYYVAVTDSNGCVNNDSVNIAVYPLPIVNAGSDQRICVNDTVQLTATGASLYLWTPGDSLSDSTTSSPFAFPIVTTTYVVEGTYNYGCSNTDTVTVFVNQSPTISTSPTVQICVGDSVEISASGGDAYAWSPNVNISDTTIANPVVYPTVTTTYLVAGFDTIGCGSQGQVTVVVNSLPTLQAHTQSTVNVCIGDTTQLQASGAVSYTWTPSQSLSSAIISNPFAFPQSTTEYTVVGTDGNGCENSASVTVEVFEVSTMPDTAICVGESVSLFVNGAPGDVYSWSPTTGLDNPSIATPTATPTNTTTYVVSVTDVAGCQDQAQVTITTLSAPQSSFSTQVEADCEGTTVRFTNNSTNASSYNWTFSDGTTSTEENPVHLFDYDGTYSAVLVTTDPSGCNDTLTINGNTLIFNDLFSALPPNVFTPNGDGDNDFFEVALNPEIEECTSFVVFNRWGQLIFESDGSSIKWDGKKESGRKVPEGTYFYIIDLNGVVYKGTLSLFR, encoded by the coding sequence ATGAAGAGAATATTACTATTATCTGTATTTATTTTATCGTATTTGGGAGCATTCGCAACTCATCTAATAGGTGGAAACTTAGGATATGAGTACGTTGGTCAATTTGGAGCCAATTATCGTTATAAAATTATTTTAACAACCTATACGAATTGTGATGCAACATCCAATATACCGCAGCCAGAAGGACCGAACTTAACCATTGGTATTTATGGACATGATGTACAAAATGATCCACTAAATGGAGGTGACAAAACATGGATTACAGATGCAACAATAACATTGGTTGATTCCAATCAGATAGACCCTAATCTTCCTGGGAACTGTCCAATAGGATCAAATGTTTGTATTTATAAAGGTGTTTATGAAGGATTTGTAGATTTACCACTTAATTTTAATGGTTATCATGTCTTCTATGAAAGATGTTGTAGGAATGGGAGTATTGTAAACTTAATACCCTCAGAGTCGATGGCCTTTCATGCTTTTATACCTTCCCCTTTACTACCTAATACATCTCCTGTATTTACAGATGATCCTGTTCCATTTTTATGTGCAGGGGACACCACTACGATTTTGAATACTGCTTATGATCCAGATGGAGATTTGTTAGTATTTAGCTTTGTTACCCCTTATAATGGATTTGCAAATTCAAATAACCCAGCACCTCTTCCTCCTCAACCCAATTTAGGATGGAATATTCCAAATGTGACGTACGCAGGAGGATATAACATGGCTTCTCCTTTTGGAGTAGGAGGGTATTCTTATATTAACGGTTCAACGGGATTAACTTCGTATTATCCACCAGTTACTGGTGACTATGTTGTTGCTGTTGAAATAAAGGAGTATAGGAATGGAAATTTGATAGGTGTTACTCGAAGAGATTTGCAATTGTTGGTGTTAAACTGCTCTGCAAATGGAACGCCCTCTTTATCCCCATCTTTAGGTTCAACCAGTACTCAATATACTGTAACTGAAGGAGAAACTTTATGTTTTGATTTTGGTTATGATGACCCAGAAGGAGATAGTGTTACTTTAGAAGTTAATGGTCAAATTTTTGATCCTAACAGTGTTAACCCACCAGCTACTGTAAATTCACCAGTTTCTGGTTTAGATACTGTTTCTACAAGTTTTTGTTGGACAACAGTCTGTGGACAAGCTCAAAACTTACCCTATCAATTTCAAGTTTCTGCAACAGATAATGGATGTCCACCAAAGGCAAATAATAATGTTTTTCAAATTACGGTAAATCCTGTAGCTCCACCTGATACAATTATAGGCCCTGTAATTATTTGTGAAAATTCGGTGCAAACTTATACTACACAAACTGTTCCCAATACGACATATAATTGGTCGGTAATAGGAGGAAATATTATAGCAAATAATGGATCCTCTGTAGATATACATTGGGGAAGTGTTGGTGCTGGAACAGTGTCGCTGTCAGCAACGAACCAATTTGGTTGTAATTCAGCGCCAATTAGTCTTAATGTTACGAAAACTTCAGGTCCAACTGTTGATGCCGGAATTGACGTAACAATTTGCGCTGGAGATACCGCTCAATTAAGTGCTTCGGTTATTGCCGCTAATGCTTATACATCAAGTTGGAGTCCTTTAGGAAATGTAATTAATGGAACAACGTTAAATCCTTCCGTTTATCCACAGGTCACAACCGATTATGTTTTAACGGTTAATATGGGAGGAGGATCTTGTATCAATACAGACACAGTTCGGGTTATAGTTAATCAATCAGTCATAAATGCTGGCCAGGATACAGCTTTGTGTATCGGTGATACTGTGCAATTGGGAGCATCAGGAGCTACTAGCTACAACTGGTCTCCAAATATTGCTATAAATGACGTTGCTGTTAGTAATCCATTAGTGTACCCAACTACCACGCAGTCTTACATTGTTTCAGGAACAGATGCCAATGGATGTTTTGGTTCAGACACCGTAACCGTAAATGTCAATAGTTTACCAATAGTTAGTGCTGGTGAAGATGTGTGGGTTTGTCCAGGAGGAACAGCACAGTTGAATGCCACAGGAGGAGTAACGTATGCTTGGTCTCCTAACTTTAATATTTCTGATACAACAATTGCAAATCCTGTTGTGACACCAACAGTTGACACCTCTTACATTGTGCAGGTAACAGATACCAATGGTTGTGTGAATTCAGATACGGTCTTAGTTGCAGCCAGTAGAAATGTTCCAACAGATGCAGGAATGGATACGACAATTTGTGCTGGTGATTCTATCGTGATAGGAGGCAATCCAACAGCTGTAAATGGGACAGATTATGCCTGGGTTCCGTCTGCAAGTATTATCGATTCAACATTAGCTAATCCAACAGTATTCCCTTTAGTCACTACAGCGTTTATTGTTTATACTTCTAATGATACATGTACTGGAACAGATACCATCTTGGTCACAGTAAATCCTTTGCCTATTATCGATGCAGGAAATGCTGTGCAAATTTGTATAGGAGATACAGCTCAGCTAAATGCTTCAGGAGGGGTTTCGTATTCATGGAATAATGGTCAACTTTTAACAAATGACCAAATTGCTGATCCTATGGCGTTTCCAGTAGATACAACAAGTTTTATCGTTACAAGTGTTGATGCCAATGGTTGTGTAAATACGGATACAACTCAAGTCATTGTAAACCCACTCCCTAATGCTAATGCAGGGTTAGATACTTTAATTTGTCATGGAGATTCGGCTCAATTGATGGCTTCTGGAGGGGAAAGTTACGCATGGAGCCCCTCTGTTGATTTAGCGGATGATTCAATCGCTAACCCTTGGTCTTATACCTTAGATTCAACGACATATTATGTGGCTGTTACGGATAGTAATGGATGTGTAAATAACGATTCTGTTAATATCGCTGTTTATCCGCTGCCAATCGTTAATGCAGGATCAGACCAACGAATATGTGTGAACGATACTGTTCAATTAACAGCTACAGGAGCAAGTCTATATTTGTGGACTCCAGGAGATTCTTTAAGTGACTCTACCACTAGTAGTCCTTTTGCTTTCCCTATTGTTACAACAACTTATGTAGTAGAAGGAACCTATAACTATGGATGTAGTAATACAGATACCGTTACTGTTTTTGTAAACCAATCTCCAACTATCTCAACAAGCCCAACAGTTCAAATTTGTGTGGGAGACTCTGTCGAGATTTCTGCTAGTGGAGGAGATGCTTATGCATGGTCTCCTAACGTCAATATTTCTGACACTACAATAGCCAACCCAGTTGTTTATCCAACAGTTACAACAACATATTTAGTTGCTGGTTTTGATACTATTGGTTGTGGTTCTCAAGGACAAGTGACAGTAGTCGTTAATTCTTTGCCAACTCTTCAAGCCCATACACAATCCACCGTTAATGTCTGTATTGGAGATACCACTCAATTACAAGCAAGTGGAGCAGTTTCGTATACCTGGACACCTAGTCAATCATTAAGTTCGGCTATAATTAGCAATCCTTTTGCTTTTCCACAGTCTACAACTGAGTATACGGTAGTTGGAACTGATGGTAATGGTTGTGAAAATTCAGCTAGTGTAACGGTTGAAGTTTTTGAGGTTTCTACTATGCCTGATACTGCCATTTGTGTAGGAGAAAGCGTCTCTTTATTCGTAAATGGTGCACCAGGAGATGTTTATTCGTGGTCTCCTACTACAGGGCTGGATAATCCATCTATTGCAACTCCTACAGCTACGCCAACCAATACAACGACTTATGTTGTTAGTGTTACTGATGTGGCAGGTTGTCAAGATCAAGCTCAAGTGACCATTACCACGTTAAGTGCTCCTCAGTCAAGTTTTAGTACTCAAGTTGAAGCTGATTGTGAGGGAACAACCGTTCGTTTTACGAATAATTCGACAAATGCATCAAGTTATAACTGGACTTTTAGTGATGGAACAACCTCTACGGAAGAAAACCCAGTACACTTATTTGATTATGACGGAACTTACTCTGCTGTTTTGGTGACCACAGATCCAAGTGGATGTAACGATACCTTAACAATCAATGGAAATACGTTAATCTTTAATGACTTGTTCTCAGCACTTCCTCCTAATGTGTTTACTCCCAACGGAGATGGAGATAACGATTTCTTCGAAGTAGCACTTAACCCAGAAATTGAAGAATGTACTTCGTTTGTTGTGTTTAACAGGTGGGGACAACTAATTTTCGAATCAGATGGAAGTTCAATTAAATGGGATGGAAAAAAGGAAAGTGGAAGAAAAGTGCCAGAAGGAACTTATTTCTATATAATAGACTTAAATGGAGTAGTGTATAAAGGGACATTGAGTTTGTTTAGGTAA